The following proteins are encoded in a genomic region of Triticum dicoccoides isolate Atlit2015 ecotype Zavitan chromosome 1B, WEW_v2.0, whole genome shotgun sequence:
- the LOC119350503 gene encoding protein NRT1/ PTR FAMILY 3.1-like, whose protein sequence is MITYLTQQLHLPLVEASNLLTNFMGTAAFTPVFGAIIADSYAGRFWTIAGGGTLYQLGMLGLVVSALATALRPAPCAAAALSTPTCQRANDGQLAVLYLSLLFTALGSGGIRPCVVAFGADQFGVGGRRPGGEQKWSFFNFYFFTMGLAVLLALTVVVYIQENVGWGWGFGIPAIAMFVSVLSFVVGYPLYVRVRPGGSPFVRLVQVIVAAIKKRKEAVPEDAGMLYQNKELDAPIAADGRLLHTNQLRFLDRAAIVTTTDAVDSGAEPDLWRLATVHRVEELKSIVRMLPLWAASITLIAAASHNFTFAIQQSRTMDRRLTPRFEIPPASMIIFTTLTMLVSLSLYDRVFVPLARRYTGRQSGISYFQRMGAGLAVSVLGVLAGALVEGKRRRAAAEHGLLDSPGATVPISVFWLVPQYALHGVSDALSTVAHMEFLYDQSPESMRSSSAALFWVAGSLGNYLGTLLVMVVQSASGGEWLQDNINRGRLDYYYWLVTFLMALNLAYYIVCFHFYTLKSFDVEGNGAQRRQDDGEGQSRSAERETELDTGRIGASKNSE, encoded by the exons ATGATCACCTACCTCACGCAGCAGCTGCACCTGCCGCTGGTGGAGGCCTCCAACCTGCTCACCAACTTCATGGGGACGGCCGCCTTCACCCCGGTCTTCGGCGCCATCATCGCCGACTCCTACGCCGGCCGCTTCTGGACCATCGCCGGCGGCGGCACGCTGTACCAGCTCGGCATGCTCGGCCTCGTCGTGTCCGCGCTCGCCACTGCCCTCCGCCCCGCGCCGTGCGCCGCCGCTGCCCTGTCGACGCCCACGTGCCAGCGCGCGAACGATGGGCAGCTCGCGGTGCTTTACCTGTCGCTGCTCTTCACCGCGCTCGGGTCCGGCGGCATCCGGCCGTGCGTGGTGGCGTTCGGCGCGGACCAGTTCGGCGTGGGAGGGAGGCGGCCCGGCGGCGAGCAAAAGTGGAGCTTCTTCAACTTCTATTTCTTCACCATGGGGCTCGCCGTGCTGCTGGCGCTGACGGTGGTGGTGTACATCCAGGAGAACGTCGGGTGGGGATGGGGGTTCGGCATCCCCGCCATCGCCATGTTCGTCTCCGTGCTGTCGTTCGTGGTCGGCTACCCGCTCTACGTCAGGGTGAGGCCCGGGGGTAGCCCCTTCGTGAGGCTGGTTCAGGTCATCGTCGCGGCgatcaagaagaggaaggaggccgTGCCGGAGGACGCTGGAATGCTGTACCAGAACAAGGAGCTGGACGCTCCCATCGCCGCCGACGGGAGGCTGCTCCACACCAACCAGCTTAG GTTCTTGGATCGAGCGGCTATAGTGACGACGACCGATGCCGTTGACTCCGGCGCCGAGCCGGACCTGTGGCGGCTGGCGACGGTGCACCGGGTGGAGGAGCTCAAGTCCATCGTGCGCATGCTGCCCCTGTGGGCGGCCAGCATCACGCTCATCGCCGCCGCCTCGCACAACTTCACCTTCGCCATCCAGCAGTCGCGCACCATGGACCGCCGCCTCACGCCGCGGTTCGAGATCCCGCCGGCCAGCATGATCATCTTCACCACGCTCACCATGCTCGTCAGCCTCTCCCTCTACGACCGCGTCTTCGTCCCGCTCGCGCGGCGCTACACCGGCCGGCAGTCGGGGATCTCCTACTTCCAGCGCATGGGCGCCGGGCTGGCGGTCTCCGTCCTCGGCGTCCTCGCGGGGGCGCTCGTCGAGGGCAAGCGGCGCAGGGCCGCGGCGGAGCACGGGCTGCTGGACAGCCCCGGCGCCACCGTGCCGATCAGCGTGTTCTGGCTGGTGCCGCAGTACGCGCTCCACGGGGTGAGCGACGCGCTCTCCACGGTGGCGCACATGGAGTTCCTGTATGACCAGTCGCCGGAGAGCATGCGCAGCTCCTCGGCGGCGCTGTTCTGGGTCGCCGGCTCGCTCGGGAACTACCTGGGAACGCTGCTCGTCATGGTGGTGCAGAGCGCAAGCGGAGGGGAGTGGCTGCAGGACAACATCAACAGGGGCAGGCTCGATTACTACTACTGGCTCGTGACCTTCCTCATGGCGCTCAATCTTGCGTACTACATCGTCTGCTTCCATTTTTACACCCTGAAGTCCTTCGACGTGGAGGGGAACGGGGCGCAACGGCGGCAAGATGACGGTGAGGGGCAAAGTCGGAGTGCGGAGCGGGAGACTGAGCTCGATACTGGCCGCATTGGAGCTTCGAAAAATAGTGAGTAG